aataaaaatcgtatacataaatagtatgGTGGTATtggtttattaaaaacgtattcgtcgaatacaacaattttaagtatggattatgtttttatttcaaacaaatatacataaaataattttacattaattcatTAGCACTATCGACTAAGTCGAAAGTATGGCTGCAGCCTGTAAGTGTAGCGTATATGGtgtatgtgttattataattacgatgaactgtttttgaaaatgcattttatcatataaatataatcggTCCAAGGGTCACTGGTTTGAAATCACTCGAGTTTGTTGAGGAACGGCGCCACGGATTCGATGTTCTCGCAGTCCGGTATCATCTTGCCTTTGAACTTGACACATGCGTCCGCGCACAGCGGTCCTTCGAAATAGGCGCCCAACATCTTCTTGCACTGCGCGCAGTTCCTGATGCACATTCCAACGTCCGCCATGTCCGCCGCCGTATAATCGACGATGGCGATCAATACCAGCGCGGCGACCAGGAAGACGATTTTCTTGGCTGAAGTGTTCATCGTCTAAGTTTTCGAGATGAAGTCGTTGTTTCTCTGTAAAACGCGTTAAAGACTTATATTATACCGTCGAAATCCAATGCCTATCTGCTATATGCTATCCCTTACGTTGCTTTCTGTGCTGCCGTGCAGTAGACCCTCTGGAAGATCGGACGATACACTGACGAAAACGGCAACGGTCCCTTTGGTTTTATACCAACGAAAATGCttaattgagtttttttttcttgtacacAGACGGCGACGGCTCATAACGCTCCTCGCGATTGTAATACTCGTTATTGGCGCCGATCGCATAAGTTCCGCCGACGCGAGTTCGTGGTAGTTAATTTGATATTCATTATCGTTCAGCAGGCGAGCAAGACGCAGATTCGATGTACAAATCAATTGTTGGTTTTGTCGAAAGACAATAATgtagaaaacaaatttttatacggataattgcattatacatacctatagatATTCTTCGTTATGTATACTGTCTGCGTATGTATTTCGTCgcgataatttaataatcatattattcgaTGAAAACAATACGTAAGTGACACTGCCAATTCACTGTAGCTTTAATTCTAACTATTGAGTGAATATGTTAATAGAGAGTATTGTACTATTACTACTAAGAGAATGCaggcaatttttaatttatgtataacttaGGAATTTTCTTTGAAAAAGTTCGAGTTAATGACTATTTTCCATGTACCACTGTGTGACCGTGTAGGTTTCAAACAATGGATTAGTGCGGAATAATTTaagctttttttaataaggttATAAGTTTGCCCAAGATttgaccaatttttttttttttattactttctctgtatcatatattaaatacacgtattttagatatatatgata
The DNA window shown above is from Aphis gossypii isolate Hap1 chromosome 2, ASM2018417v2, whole genome shotgun sequence and carries:
- the LOC114122751 gene encoding eclosion hormone-like; this encodes MNTSAKKIVFLVAALVLIAIVDYTAADMADVGMCIRNCAQCKKMLGAYFEGPLCADACVKFKGKMIPDCENIESVAPFLNKLE